The following is a genomic window from Saccopteryx bilineata isolate mSacBil1 chromosome 4, mSacBil1_pri_phased_curated, whole genome shotgun sequence.
tcacttgtcaaagaagaggaaaataaatacCAGAAGAGTACCTAAGATATTCCCTCAACCTTAGCTCCAGAGCAGCAACCCCCAAGGCTACCTGCACAGTCAGCCAGGATGCAGCTCTGATCCCTGTCTCCTTATCCATTCACCCTACCAACAGGAATTTATTCAGTGCTGTCTCTATTATTATTCCTGAACAACAACACCAATgtacaaaaccaaaaatattttattgctgagTCATCTTGAGGTTCAAATGCTGGGAAGGGGTGTTTATcgcctggccagggctcccatgTCAGGACCGAGGTAATGAATTCCACGTAGGGCACAATCTGTTCTGATCCTGTTAACTTTGTCAGTCCCTCCAGGTCACTTCTACTTCATCTGTCCGATACCTgtgaaaaaatagaagaaactttGTGGGTGGCTGTTCTTAGCTTCTTTCATTCTTCTCTACCCTCATGATTCTGGATGCTCTGCTCTGCTGATTTCTGCCTACCTCCCATATAATCCTATCAACACCTACCCCAAAGGGACACTCACCTCTGTGTGATCCCGGAATCACTGAGGGGGGTCCTGTGTCCAGCCCGAAACATCTCCCAGCCAGCCTGGGCGATCATGGCTCCATTGTCAATGCAGAAtctgggaaggaaaagagataagaAATTTGGTATCTAAAGGTAGAAAACTAcagtaattggaaaaaaaaaatcaagaaaggaaaaggacCTTTACCTCTCATCTGTGGCAAAAAGCCGGGCTCCACGTTCCTGGCACATGGTCTCCATCATTTCCTGTAGCCGCATGTTACCTACACAGGGAGCGGGTAGGGTTAACTTAGTTTAGCCATTTCGCCAGTCTAGCTGTATACTGTGTGTGCATTTACTTAGGAAAATGAAATAGCGGTCCCAGGGGGCAAGGATTGGGAAGCATGGGATAAGAAACAAAACTTGTAATTTCCCCAAACCCTTACTGATTTAAACCATCAGGAGGAAGACACACATGCCCAAGAATAGGAAAGAGGAGCACAGGCTAATGATACATACACCCTACACCTCCCACGACAAGGGCCTCCTGGGAGCCACAATGTGCCATGGCTCGCTCTGTGATCTCGACCAGCATTGCAAACACAGTTTCCTGTGTGGGACAGACAAGGTGAAAACATCAGAGGGAATCCCAAGTTGGTTCTACTATATAAAAGTTCCTGAagtgttggggactgaaagccaacagggtccttgcagtttagattttggggggacagaggtgtggggaactggcagtaagctgacagtctgcccaaccccctacctcacttgttctgtgaagttgctaaaggctattttttcacACCTTCATGTTAAGCTAtgctgctggattgtttatactcatcctaccccccatgtccctcagaaagactggaggcaagtgtcttctatcctttgttttgtgaaattaagatgttatgtatggtgggagttttctgcacttgggagaattcttgggatgCCTTGGAAATGTTACTTtgctttaatgatctctttgatttgctaatggccttactttgccctgtaaataaagcaggttGGGGAATGGAGCTTtgctttttgcaagctatctcttGCATAGCAAAGAGACCTCCTGAGCCCATCCTTTTcctctaagcctattttcttaattccgtgcCCTTCCcattcaggacctggaattactagctgcactggttcacgGCACTCCAGCCTCAACTTTGTGTCCCAGCTTTTTACTCCATTACCTGCAGGGAGAAACATAGATCCTCAGGAGTACACTCGCCTGTGGCCAGCATCCGTTGAGCTACATCCTGTAATTAAAGtagaaaacaaacagacaaaacaatAAATAGTGGTTTGGGAGATGCCATGAGAGCAAATATTAATGCACTTAGAAAATCACCATGTTTCACCACAATTCAACTGACCAGTATGTCCCATACCACACTTTGCCTTTCACTGGCACCAAATTATAGAAGATGCAGTAATTACGAACACCTGCCATGgcacctccccctgcccctcccttaCCCTGCTGAATTGTTCTCCATTACACTTACCATGATCTAACTCtatattttactttctcttctttctttcttttaaaaattttctttatctgtttccCCTTGTTAGGATGCAAGCTCCAAGTAGGCAGGGATTTTTGTTTTGCTCCATACTATATTGTTActgcctagagcagcggttctcaacctgtgggtcgtgaccccggtgggggttgaacgaccaaaacacaggggtcgcctaaagccagaTGTTTTGGTCGTTCGGCCCCGcgggggtcgcaacccacaggttgagaaccgctggcctagagCAATGCCTGATACACAGaagatagtcaataaatatttgctaaattaatTCATTCAGCATCTAATCTAGGCCAGTACTGTGCTATACAGTATTGTATAGCAGGTAATACACTGGTGAGCAAAACAGACATGCTTCATTAGAAAGTATTCAAGTGCCCATCTCCTCACCTCTCCCACACTCACCTCAATGAAAGACAGGATCCCTGAGAATGAGACGTCCATGCCCTTCACAGTGTACGGAAGCTCAACTAGCTTCTTGCCTCTAGGTCGAAGTGAGTATATGAAGCACTCAGCTTGGAGTCAACTGGCTGCTCACCCTCCAAAGCCCCTCCCAAACCTCattaatacatataaagaaaaatccCTGAAGCCCCACCAATCAGCCTCCTTCCACCTAATGTCCCCTTACTGCTTTGCCATCTGTTCAATGTTGTAGCCTGGACTCGGGTCATTGGAAATCTAGCAGATAGAAAGATGAAGTCAGCTACTGAGGAAGCATAAGAAGCTAATTTACTACTTTCTCCCTCCATTTCCACAGCTCCCCCAAAACTCATCCAATCATATGTTCTCTGCAGCCCAATGGCTTACCTTCAGCACTCGAGCAAAACGATCCAGACAATTACCCACAGCAATATCAATGGTTTCCCCAAAGATGCGGTAACGATGTTCTGCATATGCAATCACCTAAGGGTGATGAGGATGTCCATGAAACCTCAAGTCTGTAAAGAGGAGTATTTGGCTTTGC
Proteins encoded in this region:
- the OSGEP gene encoding tRNA N6-adenosine threonylcarbamoyltransferase, with the protein product MPAVLGFEGSANKIGVGVVRDGKVLANPRRTYVTPPGTGFLPGDTARHHRAVILDLLQEALTEAGLTSQDIDCIAYTKGPGMGAPLVSVAVVARTLAQLWNKPLLGVNHCIGHIEMGRLITGATSPTVLYVSGGNTQVIAYAEHRYRIFGETIDIAVGNCLDRFARVLKISNDPSPGYNIEQMAKQGKKLVELPYTVKGMDVSFSGILSFIEDVAQRMLATGECTPEDLCFSLQETVFAMLVEITERAMAHCGSQEALVVGGVGCNMRLQEMMETMCQERGARLFATDERFCIDNGAMIAQAGWEMFRAGHRTPLSDSGITQRYRTDEVEVTWRD